A region of Salvelinus alpinus chromosome 6, SLU_Salpinus.1, whole genome shotgun sequence DNA encodes the following proteins:
- the LOC139579612 gene encoding uncharacterized protein isoform X10, whose protein sequence is MSLQFSLNQTFNSDLSNPSSLEFKTLAAKVTSEVNKAFAKSPGFRRSIVRSFRQVSGSVVTNMTLVFDNQTSVPSSSSVPALLTSSSPSLNILSGSISAAAVTTTTPAAAVTTTAPAAATTSASTDPPSSSEGAMSLQFSLNQTFNSDLSNSSSSEFKNLAAKVTSEVNKVFAKTPGFRRSIVKSFRSGSVVTNMILVFDNQTSVPSSSSVPALLTSSSTSLNILSGTISAAAVNTTPPAAAVNTTAPAAAVNTTAPAAAVNTTAPAAAVNTTAPAAAVNTTTPAAATTSASTDPPSSSEGAMSLQFSLNQTFNSDLSNSSSSEFKNLAAKVTSEVNKVFAKTPGFRRSIVKSFRSGSVVTDMILVFDKQSSVPSSSSVPALLTSSSTSLNILSGSISAAAVTTTPPAAAVTTTAPAAATTSASTDPPSSSEGAMSLQFSLNQTFNSDLSNSSSSEFKNLAAKVTSEVNKVFAKTPGFRRSIVKSFRSGSVVTDMTLVFDKQTSVPSSSSVPALLTSSSTSLNILSGSISAGSSTSSGSAPRPTAFSQAALPLSLALLMVQLLAS, encoded by the exons ATGAGTCTTCAGTTCAGTCTCAACCAGACGTTCAACTCAGATCTTTCCAACCCGTCCTCTTTAGAGTTCAAGACTCTGGCTGCCAAAGTGACCTCTGAG GTGAACAAGGCTTTTGCTAAATCCCCAGGCTTCCGTCGTTCCATTGTCAGATCGTTTCGGCAAGT GAGTGGATCTGTAGTTACCAACATGACCCTCGTGTTCGACAATCAGACTTCGGTTCCCAGCTCAAGCAGCGTACCAGCACTTCTCACCAGCAGTTCCCCCTCCCTGAACATTCTATCAGGAAGCATCAGTGCTG cagctgtcaccaccaccactcctgcagcagctgtcaccaccaccgctccTGCAGCAGCAACCACTTCCGCATCAACTGACCCTCCATCTTCTAGTGAAGGAGCAATGAGTCTTCAGTTCAGTCTCAACCAGACGTTCAACTCAGATCTTTCCAACTCGTCCTCTTCAGAGTTCAAGAATCTGGCTGCCAAAGTGACCTCTGAG GTGAACAAGGTTTTTGCTAAAACCCCAGGCTTCCGTCGTTCCATTGTCAAATCGTTTCG GAGTGGATCTGTAGTTACCAACATGATCCTCGTGTTCGACAATCAGACTTCGGTTCCCAGCTCAAGCAGCGTACCAGCACTTCTCACCAGCAGTTCCACCTCCCTGAACATTCTATCAGGAACCATCAGTGCTG CAGCTGTCAACAccacccctcctgcagcagctgtcaacaCCAccgctcctgcagcagctgtcaacaCCAccgctcctgcagcagctgtcaacaCCAccgctcctgcagcagctgtcaacaCCAccgctcctgcagcagctgtcaacaCCACCACTCCTGCAGCAGCAACCACTTCCGCATCAACTGACCCTCCATCTTCTAGTGAAGGAGCAATGAGTCTTCAGTTCAGTCTCAACCAGACGTTCAACTCAGATCTTTCCAACTCGTCCTCTTCAGAGTTCAAGAATCTGGCTGCCAAAGTGACCTCTGAG GTGAACAAGGTTTTTGCTAAAACCCCAGGCTTCCGTCGTTCCATTGTCAAATCGTTTCG GAGTGGATCTGTAGTTACCGACATGATCCTCGTGTTCGACAAGCAGTCTTCGGTTCCCAGCTCAAGCAGCGTACCAGCACTTCTCACCAGCAGTTCCACCTCCCTGAACATTCTATCAGGAAGCATCAGTGCTG cagctgtcaccaccacccctcctgcagcagctgtcaccaccaccgctccTGCAGCAGCAACCACTTCCGCATCAACTGACCCTCCATCTTCTAGTGAAGGAGCAATGAGTCTTCAGTTCAGTCTCAACCAGACGTTCAACTCAGATCTTTCCAACTCGTCCTCTTCAGAGTTCAAGAATCTGGCTGCCAAAGTGACCTCTGAG GTGAACAAGGTTTTTGCTAAAACCCCAGGCTTCCGTCGTTCCATTGTCAAATCGTTTCG GAGTGGATCTGTAGTTACCGACATGACCCTCGTGTTCGACAAGCAGACTTCGGTTCCCAGCTCAAGCAGCGTACCAGCACTTCTCACCAGCAGTTCCACCTCCCTGAACATTCTATCAGGAAGCATCAGTGCTG